The genome window AGAAGTTAAAGAGTTTAAAATAGGTTTTAATATAAGTGATCATGATTATTCTTATAGAAAAGAGCATATGATTGAGATACTTAAGGAAGGTAATAAAGTTAAGGTTACTATTGTATTTAAGGGAAGACAAATAGCATTTAAAGACAAAGGGTATGAGTTGATTGACAAAATACAAAATGATTTGAGTGAGTATGCAATAATTGAGAAAGAACCCAAGTTTGAAGGTAAAAAACTATTTGTAGTTTTTGCTCCTAGGAAAAAGTAATTTTATTTGGGAGGAAGTATGGAGAAAGATATATTGTTTTTTGATCAAGATCCTTATGCTCCTGAAAATCACATATACAGAGTAAAAAACATTTTATTTTCGTGTAAAAGTAGGTATCAGGATGTTAAAGTTGTTGAACTTGATGGCTTTGGATTAGCTCTTACTCTTGATGGCGTTGTCCAATATACAGAGAAGGAAGAGTTTATATACCATGAAACTCTTGCCCATATTCCGTTATTTACACATCCAAATCCTAAGAATGTTTTGATTATTGGTGGTGGAGATTGTGGTGTCGCTAGAGAAGTTCTTAAACATAAGTCAGTAGAAAATCTGATTTTGGTTGATATTGATGAAATGGTTACTGAAGTATCTAAAAAGTACTTTTATCATTTGTATGGTAGTGCTTTCGAGGATAAGAGACTTAAGATAATTCATGATGATGGTTTTAAGTTTGTTAGAGATTATAAGGGAGATAAATTTGATGTGGTGCTCATTGACTTAACAGATCCTGTAGGTCCTGCTAAACCGCTCTTTGAAGAACCATTCTATAGAATGGTATCCGATGTTTTATCTTATGATGGTATAATGGCTGCTCAGACAGAGTCTATATGGTATCACAAAGATACTATATTAAGTGTCCAAAAAGCTCTAAAAAATGTTTTCCCTATAGTTGATCTTGCTTACTTTGTAACTCCAGTTTATACAGGTTATTGGTGGTCTATATCAATAGGTTCTAAAAAATATGATCCAAGAAAAGATTGTAGAACTTGTAGTTTAAATAACAAGTATTACTCAGATGATGTCAGAGAAGTATCTTTTCTACCATATTCTTTATACTCAAAACTATTGGAAGGGAAATTATTCTAGATTCATTTCGGATATCTTTTTCCTGGAAGATAGCGAATAAAGAGCTACAATCTTTGTTATTTCTATTAGGGAAGATTTTGTTATGTCTTCCTCTCTTATTCTAACTGAATAGTCTATAAACCACTTGTCAAGATTTATGTCGTAATATATGTAGAAAAATCCAAGAGATTTATTGAAGTTGTTTGCTCTTAGTAGATATTCCATAAAACCGTGAGAAGGTTTTTTATCTAGAACCATAACCGTAGAATAGAAAGTTATTATGTTCATTAGTCTGTCTTCAGAAAAATTAATAAAAACTTTCTCAGAATTGGTTTTGAAGTCTATAACTACTTTCAATGTATCTTTTGATGCTTCACCTTCAAAGAAAAAACCTTTTTCTTTATGGTTTCTAAGTATGTAAAAAGCATTTTCTTTGTTTATTTTACAGTACCCGTTGATTGATAGAAAAAACATTGCGAGTATTAGTAATTTCTTCATAAAAAAATTATCGGAAACTAAGTTTGAATTTATGATTAAAGTAGAAAATTATGAATTATTCAAGATGTAATACTGGTTTTATTGCTCCAAAAAATGTTATTAAAGCTTGGAATAAAGATTGAAAGTTTATTATGTCTTTAAGTAATTTTTTTTTTTTTTTTTTTTTTTTTTNNNNNNNNNNATTTTGAAAATCTTTACAGTATTATCAATAATTTATTGCTAGATAATGTTTAGATATCGGTGTGTATGTTTGTTGAAGTTTTGGTTAATAAACCTATTGAAGGAACTTTTTGGTATCACTTTGGGAAAAATAGTAGTGTATCCAGATACCAGAGAGTTAGTGTTATTTTCTCAAGCGAGAAGGTAACAGGTTTAATTTTAGATTTGGTATCCTCTCCTAAGGGTAAGAGATTGGGAGAAGTTATTAGTGTTATTGATAAAGAACCTGTATTTTCTGACGAACAGTTGGAATTGGCGAAGTTTATTTCAAGATATTATACATCTACTCTTTCTGAAGCAGTTTTTATGATGATACCAGATGCTAGTAGAGTTAGAACTATTACTACTCGGTTTAGCGATTACAATATTTGTGAAGATACCAAATTAACTCAAACTCAGGACAAGGTTTATAGAGCAGTGAAGAGTGCTTTTGGTGTAGGAGAAGTGTTTCTTTTATACGGTGTTACAGGTAGTGGGAAAACAGAAATTTATAAAAAACTGGTTAGAGATGTTTTAAACGAGGGTAAATCTTGTCTTCTATTAGTTCCTGAAATATCTCTTACCCCTCAACTTGTTGATAAGTTTTCATTTGTACCAAAAGAACTAATAGCAGTTTACCACAGCAGATTAACTGAAAATGATAAATTTAATATCTACATGTCTGTAAAAAATGGCTTAAAAAAATTTGTTATAGGACCTAGATCATCTCTGTTTTTGCCGTATCAAAACCTTGGGATTATAATAGTTGATGAATTTCACGAAACATCTTATAAGTCTTCTAGTACTCCAAGGTATAGTGTCAAAGATATTGTTAAATGGATTTCTAAAAATAGAAATATACCAGTAGTTTTGGGTTCTGCAACTCCTACTATTGAAGATTTTTATTTAGCAAAGCAAGGTGAGTATAAATTGCTTGAACTTAAAGAAAAGTTTGCTAAGTATCAAAAAGTTGAGGTTGAAGTTGTTGATATGAAAAAAGATAAATCTGTTGTTTCTCCTATTGTCATTTCGAAAATTTCAGAAAAAGTTTCAAAAAATCAACAAGTGATAGTCTTCATAAATCGTAGGGGGTTTAGTGATTTTGTCAAATGTAATAATTGTGGTTATGTTCCGATGTGTCCTAATTGTGATATTACTCTGACTTATCACAAACAGAAAAACATTCTCCTGTGTCATCATTGTGGGTATACTGAAAAATATTCTGAAGTTTGTCGTAGCTGTAGTATTGGTAGGATAATAACTATTGGTGCTGGTACTGAGAGGGCTGAAGAAATAATAAAGAACATTTTCATAAAGCGAAAAATTGTAAGAGTAGATCTAGATACAACAAAAGATAAAGAAGCTTATGATAGAATATACTCAGCTCTAAAAACAGGAGAAATAGATGTTATAATAGGAACACAGATTGTATCAAAAGGTTTGGATATACCTCAGGTTAATTTAGTTTGTATTCTTTTTCCTGAAATAACTTTAAGGTTGCCTGATTTTTATTCATCAGAGAGGACTTTCCATCTGATAACTCAAGCTATTGGTAGATCAGGTAGAAGAGATGAGAAAGGACATGCTTTAATTCAAACTTCTGATGCTGATCATTACAGCATTAAGGCTGCAGTAGCACAAGATTATGAACTATTCTTTGAATATGAAATTGAGAGGAGAAGAAATTTTAAGTATCCACCATTCTGGAATATGACTAAATTTGTTTTCAGAAGTGAAGTTGAAAAAAAATGTATTGAAATTGGTAATTCAGCAAAGATACTTTTGGATAACATTGCTTATAAACGAGATGATGTTATTGTTTCACCTTTAGTACCTGCTCCTATAAAACGTATAGCAAATAATTATAGGTACCAGATAATATTCAAAAGTACAAAAGAAGAGCTAATAGAGAAAGCACAAGAAGTAGTATATAAAAGCTTGAGGAATAAGTTAGGAGTGTATATTGAAATTGATAGAAATCCTTTGTCCTTACTATGATGGTTAAGTTGTAACTTTTATCTTATTCCTTTTGGGGTGTAGATACCCATGGTGTGTCATTTAGTAATTCAGTTTCTGAAAATAATGATTTCGTATATTCTATACTAGTTTAGATGGAGGATAAATATATTTTTTTATAAATCTAGAGACAATCCTATTAGCTTCACTTCGGGTTCTAGTGTTATTCCAAATTTATCTTTTACTCTTCTTATAGCGAGTTTCATGAGTTTTATTACATCTTCTGCTTTCCCGTTCCCTAAGTTTATTATAAAGTTTGCGTGTTTTTCTGAAAATAATACATCACCTATTCTGTATCCTGCAAGTCCTACTTCTCTTATGAGTTTCCATGCTTTGTTGTTTGGGGGATTTTTAAATACACTACCTGCAGAAAAGCCTTTTGGCTGATTTTGAGATCTATAAAATAAATTTTCATCTATTTTGCGTTTTATCTCTTCTTTGTTACCTCTTTTTAGAACTACCTCAATTGATGATATTATATATTCTTGAAGATTACTATGCCTGTATGAAAATCCAGCTTCATTGTTTCTTATAGTTTTTTCAAAACCTTCTTTTGTATAGTATGAAATTCTATCAATGATGTCTTTCATTTCTCTTCCGTGTGCTCCTGCATTCATAATTACACCACCACCTACGCTTCCTGGAATTGCTACACAAAATTCTGCTCCTTCAAGAGAGTTATCTAATGCAAATTTTGATACTGAAGGTAGATTATAAGCTGAACCAATAGATACTCTAACTATACCATTTTCTTCGTTTATCGCTTTTATATCCTTGAATTCACCATCTAGCTTTAATATAATAAAATCTTCGATAATTCCATCTCTAACTAGTATATTCGATCCTCCACCTAGTAGAAAGAAAGGTATGTTTTCGGAGTTTAGTATATCTAAAAGTTTGGATAATTCTTTTTTGGTATATACCTTGACTAGATATTTTGCAGTTCCGCCTATTCTAAGCGTTGTTAGATTTTTTAGACTTATGTTATATTGTACATCAAATTTTTCTATGACTGTATGGGGTAGCATAGTAGATTGTTAAGCAAGCTTCTACTTATGTTAAATGATTCGAGAAATAAAGTATAAAAAAATAATATACCTTCTTAAGTTTTTGATCTGGTAGTTGAATAATGTTTGAACACCAAAATCACATCTATAAGATGTTTCTGATTTAGGATTTGTGCTTAGATCTATATTCATGAATGAATGGTATTGTATTTTAAACGACAATTGCAAGTTTACAAATTTTAGTAATTAATAGTCTGGTATTTTTAGTAGGTTTACTTGTTGAAGGGTTCAGGTATTTTTTATTTGTTTCTATTCTGTATGCATCTACGGAATCTTTTGCTATGGTCGGATAGTATGAAGTAGTTTGGTTTTTATAATGGTTTATTTTTCGTCTTTTTGTTCTTTTGTAGCTTATGTTGTTTTAATTTATTTCTAGTAAATTATTGGGGTAGTATTTACTGAAGCGAGTTTAGATTGCTTTGTTTTCACTGTTTTTTTTAAAATCTCCTTCGCAATTGAGGATTTTATGTTGGATGTGAAGTTTATAGTTTCAAATTTAAATCTCGTTAAAGAGAAGCTAAAGTACAGAAATTGTACTGTAGATGTTGATGAAATAGTTTCGCTATATGAAGGGAGGAGAAAGTTAGTTTTTGAAGTAGATAACTTAAGAGCAAAAGAAAGACAGCTTTCTAAAGAGATAGGTTTTCTTAAATCCAAAGGTCAGGATGCTTCTCAACGTATGGTTGAGATATCAAAGATATCTGAGGAGATCAAGAATAAAGAGAAAGTTATTCAAGAAGTTGAGGATAGGTTGTATGATCTTTTGTTGATGGTTCCTAATTTACCTCTTGATGATGTACCACAAGGGCCAGATGAAAGTAGTAACGAAATTGTTGAGTATTGGGGTGATATTAGAAAGTTTGATTTCAATCCTTTACCACACTGGGAGTTAGGTGCTAGACTTGGAATAATTGATACAGATGCTGCTTCGGTTATTGCTGGTTCTGGTTTTGTTGTTATGAAGGGTAAAGGAGCTAAATTAGAAAGGAGTATTATAAACTTTTTCTTGGATTATAATACTAAATCTGGGTATAAAGAAGTTTTGATACCTTTTCTTGTTAGATCGATATCTTTACGATCTACAGGGCAATTACCCAAATTTAAACAAGATTTGTACAAGGTTGAAGATGAAGATCTCTATCTAAATCCTACTGCGGAGGTACCATTAGTGAATATGTTTAGAGACAAGATATTGGATGAAGATGAATTACCTATATACATAACAGGTTATGCTCCAAGTTTTAGGAAAGAAGCTGGTGCATATGGAAAAGATACAAGAGGTATCCTGAGGCAGCATCAATTTAACAAAGTTGAGCTTATTAAGATAACTAGGCCTGAAGATTCAGAAAGAGAGCACCTTAAAATGGTTGAAGATGCTTCAAACCTTCTCAAAGCACTGAACTTACCATACAGGATTGTAAAGTTATCTGCTGGTGATATGGGTTTTTCAGCAGCTAAGTGCTACGATATAGAGGTTTATTTGCCAGGTTATGGAACATACAGAGAAATATCTTCAGTTTCAAATTGTCTTGACTTCCAATCAAGAAGAGGTAATATAAGATTTAAAAGGAAAGATACCAGAAAACTTGAGTTTGTACATACCCTTAATGGGTCTGGACTAGCAGTTGGTAGAACTGTTATAGCAATACTCGAAAACTACCAACAGAGAGATGGTAGTGTAATAATACCTGAAATCTTAAGGCCGTACACAGGTTTCGATGTCATTGAACCTATCTAGGTATATATTCGGTTTTGTACTATTGAGAGTTTTTCTTCGATCATTAAGTTAAAGTTTAGTTCCTTTTTGCCATTTTTGGTTTTAATTATGTTAACTTGTATGATTTACTAAAGAACACCCCCAATACCTACTTCAATGGCACTATTCTTCAACAAACTAGTAGTCTTAATACTAGTTTCAGAGTTCTTCATACAAGAGTTTTATTATTTAGTTGAATATGTTATGTGTAAATGAAGCTATTCTATAACTTTTTTTACTTCAAGAAACATATCTTTTGATGATGAGATTTTACCTAGTATTGTTACAGTTTGTCCTACATAACCTTCTAGGAAACTTCTTGCTTTTGCTCTTATGAAACCTTTTATAACACTTTCGTCCTTGCCTTGTATAAGTAATGTGAATTCAATGCCTTCGCTAGTTTTAGAGAGGTTAACAACTTTTCCTTTCCAGACAACATATACACTGTCGTAAATTATAGGTTTAGAATTTACCTCTTCGTATAGGGGTTGCCAGTCTAGATTGATTTCAGGTTCTTCCATAAAGGTTTTTAGAACTTCAACTTTGCTTTTTATTTGAGTAGAGGCATTTGAATGCAATAGATAATTTGCTAGAAATCTTGCTTTGTTTGATGAACGATTTTTTGATAGGAGTGTCCTTATTTCACTGAATATCGATGATATTTCTTTCTCGGTTAGTGTTATCTCATTTGTTAGTATAGGTTTAGGTTCGATAAGTTTAGTTGTTGTTTCTATTTCTATTTTTGAAATGTTTTCAGATATAATGTCTCTATTGTTTTTAGAGACATTTGGTATATATGATATCAAGAAGTATCCTACTACTATAATACTAACTGTACCAAATCCTACTAGTATTACATTGTTGTTTATTTGAGGTAATTTGGGAAATGATAATTTTTTTACTTCTTTTGGTAACGAAAGTATAAGAAAATCTTTGGGTTTAACTATAGACTTCAGAGTATTAGTATCTGATACTTCGGAAAATAGTTGAATATTATTTTTTATTTTATTTTTAGTTTCTCCTGTAGAATAGTATTCAGCATCTAGTAGATAGTTAAGTGATGCTGTTCTATTACCTTTCATTAGATGTATATATCCCATAGCGTTAAGTAACTCAGGATCTTCTGGTGTAGTTTCTAGTAGTTTTTCGATTAGATATTGTGATTCTGTTGTATTACCGGTCCTTATAAGGGAGAATATATATATCTTTTTTGATAGTAGATCTAGTTCATCGAATTCGAGTTCAGAGTCGACAACAGATATTATACTACCAAACTGACCTTTGTTGTATAGAGATATAAGGTTTTGAAGTATTTTGTCTAAGTTTTTCTTGTCGTTCATATTCTTGTGTTGAGATATTCTTCTAGTTTACTCATAACGTCATCAATTATATCTACGCATATTTCGTCTGCTTGTATTCTGGCGGTATTTTCGTCGACTTTGAGTACATCGATTAAAAATCTATAAAGTATAGTTGAGTTGTAATGAAATTTGTCTGCTAGTGCTTTGCCTTTGAATGTAAATTTGACAAAAAAGTGTTTTTCATAATCGATATATCCAAGGTTTGTGAGTTTTTTGAGAGAGGTTGAAACTGAAGACATTGATACGTTCATCCTTTTTGCTATTTCTTTGACTCTTACAATACCCCTTTCCAATTCTATGTCGGATATAACCTTTAGATACTTTTTAAGGCTCCTTGTTAATTCTTCATTAACCTTTTTTGCCATACTTTTTGAATTCTAAAAGATTAAATGTTACTTTTTGAAACTGAAAAATTTTGCGGTTTTCTTAGTAGGCTTAAATTTAAATGGAATATGCTTTTCTTTTAAAATTACTTTAGTAGATTAGGAGAATAGCTTATGGCTGATAAGGAAGTAAGAGAATATAATGCTGAGACAATACAAGTTTTGGAGGGGTTAGAGCCTGTCAGGAAACGTCCTGGGATGTATATTGGTTCAACAGGTAGCAGTGGTTACCATCATTTGATTTATGAAGTTGTTGATAACTCCATAGACGAAGCAATTGCAGGGTATTGTAAAAATATAAGAGTTACTATTGATAAAGGTGATGTGGTGTCTGTTGAAGATGATGGTAGAGGAATACCTGTTGATATACATCCTGAGCACAAGGTTTCTGCGTTGCAGCTTGTTATGACTAAATTACATGCTGGTGGGAAATTTGATAATAAGGCCTATAAGGTTTCTGGTGGATTACATGGGGTTGGTGTTTCTGTAGTTAACGCTTTGTCTGAGTACCTGGAGGTATATGTAAAAAGAAATGGTAAACTGTATTACCAGAAGTATAGGAGAGGTATTCCTGAGTCAGAAGTTATTGTCAAGAAAGAAGGAATAAAAGACACTGGAACTACGGTTATCTTTAAGCCAGATAGAGAAATATTTGATAAGGATGTGAGCTTCAACTATGATATTTTACAAGCTAGGTTGAGAGAACTTGCTTTTCTTAACAAAGGAGTTAGGATAGAACTTATAGATAGGAGAAAAGAAGAGAGAAGAGATGTATTTTATTATGAAGGAGGAATAGTAGAGTTTGTTAATGCTTTAACAGAAGAAATGAGACCTATTTCAGATACCTTTTACATTCATGGAGAAAGAGAACTTTCTAGTGGAAAACTTTTATTTATTGAGATTGCTTTTAGATATACAACAGATTATGATGAGATAGGTTATTCTTACGTTAACTCAATAAAGACTATTGAGGGAGGAACTCATTTAACAGGATTTAGAAGTGGTTTGACAAAGGTGATGATGGAGTTTTACGAAAGGACAGGTCTTGATAAAAAGGCAAAAATAGATATTACTGGTGAAGATGTTAGAGAAGGGTTAGTTTATGTAGTTAGTGTTAAACTTCCAGAGCCTCAGTTTGAAGGACAGACTAAAGAAAAGCTAGGTAATAGCGAAGTTAGAGGACTAGTTGAAGATTTTGTTTACGATAAGCTTGTGCCGTTATTTGAAAAAAACTTAGATACAGTTAAAAGAATACTTGAAAAGGTTGTTGAAGCTGCTAGAGCTAGAGAAGCAGCAAGAAAAGCAAGAGAGTTGGTTAGACGAAAGAGTGCCTTGGATTCGTTCTCTTTACCTGGAAAGTTGGCAGATTGTTCTGAGAAAGATCCTCTCAAAACAGAGTTGTTTATAGTTGAGGGGGAGTCGGCAGGTGGTAGTGCGAAACAAGCAAGAAGTAGAGAGTTTCAAGCAATATTACCACTTAAAGGTAAAATAATGAATGCTGAGAAAGCTAGAATTAACAAATTGTTAGACAATGATGAAATTAAAACTATTATAACTGCTATAGGAACAGGTATAGCGGATACTTTTGATATATCAAAAATTAGATATGGTAAAATAATTATAATGACAGATGCAGATGTTGATGGGTCTCATATAAGAACGCTGTTACTTACATTCTTCTATAGGTATATGAAAGAACTGATTGAAGAAGGGTATATATATTCTGCTGTACCTCCTCTTTATAAAATTTCTGTGGGTCAGAAACACTATTATGCATACTCTGATGAGGAAAAGGATAGGATAATAAAAGAAATAAAATCTAAGAATTTTACAGTTCAGAGATATAAAGGACTTGGTGAAATGAATCCTGAGCAACTTTGGGAAACTACTATGAACCCATCTACACGTAAACTACTAAAAATAACACTTGAGGATGCTATAAAAGCAAATAATATTTTCTCAATCCTTATGGGTGAAGATGTTAAAAAACGAAGAAATTTTATAGAACTTTATGCAAAGGAAGTTGTAGAAATAGATGTATAGTTGTTAGATTCTAATTTTTGTAATTCATGAGTTGTTGATAAGTACAATGTAGGAGTTTAGAAGTTATAACTGATTGATCTTTTTGTACGTAGTACTATAGTTTGTTAGCATTGGGATTTAATTTTAGTTTGTGTGGGTTTGGTAGTTTCTTATAAAATCAAGAGACTATGAAGAAGGTAGCAGTTGGAGTTGTTGGTTTTGGAACTGTTGGAGGCGGAGTAGTTGACATACTTCAGAAAAACAGAGATCTCATAAAGAGTAGGACAGGGATTGATATTGAACTTAAATATGTTGCTTCAAGGAATTTTGGTGGTAGCGGTGTTGAAATTTTATACTCTCGCAAGACTATGGACTATAACGATATAATA of Brevinematales bacterium contains these proteins:
- the infC gene encoding translation initiation factor IF-3 gives rise to the protein MRDIKSIRINEKIRVPEVRLIDVDGKQIGIVPISEALRIANEKGLDLVEVSPEAKPPVCRIMDFGKYKYQLEKKEKEAKKKQKEIEVKEFKIGFNISDHDYSYRKEHMIEILKEGNKVKVTIVFKGRQIAFKDKGYELIDKIQNDLSEYAIIEKEPKFEGKKLFVVFAPRKK
- the gyrB gene encoding DNA topoisomerase (ATP-hydrolyzing) subunit B, translated to MADKEVREYNAETIQVLEGLEPVRKRPGMYIGSTGSSGYHHLIYEVVDNSIDEAIAGYCKNIRVTIDKGDVVSVEDDGRGIPVDIHPEHKVSALQLVMTKLHAGGKFDNKAYKVSGGLHGVGVSVVNALSEYLEVYVKRNGKLYYQKYRRGIPESEVIVKKEGIKDTGTTVIFKPDREIFDKDVSFNYDILQARLRELAFLNKGVRIELIDRRKEERRDVFYYEGGIVEFVNALTEEMRPISDTFYIHGERELSSGKLLFIEIAFRYTTDYDEIGYSYVNSIKTIEGGTHLTGFRSGLTKVMMEFYERTGLDKKAKIDITGEDVREGLVYVVSVKLPEPQFEGQTKEKLGNSEVRGLVEDFVYDKLVPLFEKNLDTVKRILEKVVEAARAREAARKARELVRRKSALDSFSLPGKLADCSEKDPLKTELFIVEGESAGGSAKQARSREFQAILPLKGKIMNAEKARINKLLDNDEIKTIITAIGTGIADTFDISKIRYGKIIIMTDADVDGSHIRTLLLTFFYRYMKELIEEGYIYSAVPPLYKISVGQKHYYAYSDEEKDRIIKEIKSKNFTVQRYKGLGEMNPEQLWETTMNPSTRKLLKITLEDAIKANNIFSILMGEDVKKRRNFIELYAKEVVEIDV
- the speE gene encoding polyamine aminopropyltransferase codes for the protein MEKDILFFDQDPYAPENHIYRVKNILFSCKSRYQDVKVVELDGFGLALTLDGVVQYTEKEEFIYHETLAHIPLFTHPNPKNVLIIGGGDCGVAREVLKHKSVENLILVDIDEMVTEVSKKYFYHLYGSAFEDKRLKIIHDDGFKFVRDYKGDKFDVVLIDLTDPVGPAKPLFEEPFYRMVSDVLSYDGIMAAQTESIWYHKDTILSVQKALKNVFPIVDLAYFVTPVYTGYWWSISIGSKKYDPRKDCRTCSLNNKYYSDDVREVSFLPYSLYSKLLEGKLF
- a CDS encoding metal-dependent transcriptional regulator — encoded protein: MAKKVNEELTRSLKKYLKVISDIELERGIVRVKEIAKRMNVSMSSVSTSLKKLTNLGYIDYEKHFFVKFTFKGKALADKFHYNSTILYRFLIDVLKVDENTARIQADEICVDIIDDVMSKLEEYLNTRI
- the murB gene encoding UDP-N-acetylmuramate dehydrogenase, translated to MLPHTVIEKFDVQYNISLKNLTTLRIGGTAKYLVKVYTKKELSKLLDILNSENIPFFLLGGGSNILVRDGIIEDFIILKLDGEFKDIKAINEENGIVRVSIGSAYNLPSVSKFALDNSLEGAEFCVAIPGSVGGGVIMNAGAHGREMKDIIDRISYYTKEGFEKTIRNNEAGFSYRHSNLQEYIISSIEVVLKRGNKEEIKRKIDENLFYRSQNQPKGFSAGSVFKNPPNNKAWKLIREVGLAGYRIGDVLFSEKHANFIINLGNGKAEDVIKLMKLAIRRVKDKFGITLEPEVKLIGLSLDL
- the priA gene encoding primosomal protein N'; amino-acid sequence: MFVEVLVNKPIEGTFWYHFGKNSSVSRYQRVSVIFSSEKVTGLILDLVSSPKGKRLGEVISVIDKEPVFSDEQLELAKFISRYYTSTLSEAVFMMIPDASRVRTITTRFSDYNICEDTKLTQTQDKVYRAVKSAFGVGEVFLLYGVTGSGKTEIYKKLVRDVLNEGKSCLLLVPEISLTPQLVDKFSFVPKELIAVYHSRLTENDKFNIYMSVKNGLKKFVIGPRSSLFLPYQNLGIIIVDEFHETSYKSSSTPRYSVKDIVKWISKNRNIPVVLGSATPTIEDFYLAKQGEYKLLELKEKFAKYQKVEVEVVDMKKDKSVVSPIVISKISEKVSKNQQVIVFINRRGFSDFVKCNNCGYVPMCPNCDITLTYHKQKNILLCHHCGYTEKYSEVCRSCSIGRIITIGAGTERAEEIIKNIFIKRKIVRVDLDTTKDKEAYDRIYSALKTGEIDVIIGTQIVSKGLDIPQVNLVCILFPEITLRLPDFYSSERTFHLITQAIGRSGRRDEKGHALIQTSDADHYSIKAAVAQDYELFFEYEIERRRNFKYPPFWNMTKFVFRSEVEKKCIEIGNSAKILLDNIAYKRDDVIVSPLVPAPIKRIANNYRYQIIFKSTKEELIEKAQEVVYKSLRNKLGVYIEIDRNPLSLL
- the serS gene encoding serine--tRNA ligase gives rise to the protein MLDVKFIVSNLNLVKEKLKYRNCTVDVDEIVSLYEGRRKLVFEVDNLRAKERQLSKEIGFLKSKGQDASQRMVEISKISEEIKNKEKVIQEVEDRLYDLLLMVPNLPLDDVPQGPDESSNEIVEYWGDIRKFDFNPLPHWELGARLGIIDTDAASVIAGSGFVVMKGKGAKLERSIINFFLDYNTKSGYKEVLIPFLVRSISLRSTGQLPKFKQDLYKVEDEDLYLNPTAEVPLVNMFRDKILDEDELPIYITGYAPSFRKEAGAYGKDTRGILRQHQFNKVELIKITRPEDSEREHLKMVEDASNLLKALNLPYRIVKLSAGDMGFSAAKCYDIEVYLPGYGTYREISSVSNCLDFQSRRGNIRFKRKDTRKLEFVHTLNGSGLAVGRTVIAILENYQQRDGSVIIPEILRPYTGFDVIEPI